The following DNA comes from Anopheles coustani chromosome 2, idAnoCousDA_361_x.2, whole genome shotgun sequence.
ATTTTCGACACGAACAGGCTGAAACCCTTGAGCGGATCCCGCCCATTGGTTGGGGATAGGACAATCGACACCCAGTCCTTGAGCAGAAATTCGGCTCGCTCGAGAAAACCGGGTGGATCATCGCTTTCGGTTTGCTACGTGAAAAAGAAACCGTAAACGTAAGGTCAGTAGGTCACGCACGAAACGGCAGGATGACGGTAGATGACATACCCTCGCCTGAAGCACACCCATGTGGATGTAGGACGTCGGTCCGGAATGGGGCCGATCGGCCAAGATCGTGTTCGGGTCGTGAGCGGCGCGCAGCATGTCGATCAGATGCGCCAACCCTTCGGGAGCACGCGGATGTGCGGTGAAGCGGTGCAACATCTCGATCGTGCCCGCCAGCTCGTTCTCGTTGACGACCGAGTTGTGCCGTTCGTCGATGAAGTACGTCTGCAGCAGCTGCATCGCAAACACAATCGCCACGTAGTTGTTCCCATTGTCCATCAGCTGCACCAGCATCATGTCGTACTGCGGCACGTTGACGAAGTTGGACGAGATGAGCAGATCGACCGCCTCGACGTTGTAGCGAATGTCCTCGCGGCACTCGACCATATAGCGCGTGATCGCCTTGTTCGTCCACATCGGCCCGAACAGCCGCTGGTCCTGCATTAGGCGCATCACGCGCAGATGGATGTCCCGGTACAGCTTGATGTGCTCGAGCTGATCGGGAATGTTGACCAATCCTTCCATCAGCCCTTCGACGGCTTTGTTCAGCAGCGTGCAACCGGACAGATTATCCAACGTACGGTGTGCGTTGTACAGGTATTCCAACAGTATCTCCATGTTATTCGTGTGCACCTAAGGCAAGGAAGAAAAGTTTGATAATTCTCTCTACTGGTCATTccgatcgttttttttttttgtaaacaaacctgCAGCACCGGATGCGCACGGGCCGATTTGATGAAAGCATCCATCTTTCCAGCCAGCTCATCGTATACGGCTCCAATGTCATCCGGAGTGGCCGCTGCGAAAGGTTGTGTCGGCATAATTTCctgcaaaaatacaaaacaaaatgttattttcattgcatttcgctaagtaatgaacaaagtatggcttaaacacaataaaacaatcataCATACCGGCATTTTCGGCACGAAGAGAGCCGTCGCGTCCCGATCGGTGATCGGTAGGAAGCCGGGAATGTTGCGCGCAAACTCCTCGTACACGGCCAGCTGACCCGGCAGCACACCGTTCACGTTCAGCCGGACGCGCTCGGGCAGCCGCTCCGCCTGGTAGGTGAGAACACTTGCGTCACAGAACCGGCGACCCTCCTGTCTGGCAAGTTTGCGCATATCGTAGTCGTTGGACAGGATTTTGTCGATGTCAGCCGACACGCGCTCGGCGGCCGTCTTCTGGATGAACGCCGCCACCACGTCGATGTTGTCGTACGCTAGCTGAGTCGCGGCCGCGTCCGCCAGCTCCTTTTGGGTCGGGTTGAGCGCCGTCATGAGGTGAAGCTTGATGTTGGTCTGGAACGCCTGCATAACCTGGTCGCGGCAGGTGATCATGGCCATACCGGCCGCCAGGCAGCGCGCCAGGCTGATGGCTGCCCGGCGCATCCGTGTCTCGTCGGGCTCGAGCGCAAAGTCCTTCCGGATGATCTGCTCGGACGTCTTCGAGGCGATCTTCACGCTCCGGTCGACGACGGCCGAGATCCAGTCGGTGACCGTCTTCTCGATGGCCGTCTTTACCATCTGCTTgaggtgtgcgtgcgtgtgcatGATGGCAAGGTTCGGCGAGTAGGTGATGAGCGGTCCGATGCCGCTCAGGTTCGCAATGTTGATGTCGGAAAAGTGGAACCGTGGCTCGGGCGGACCGCCGGACACCGCCAGCGCCGAGTCCAACCCGGCAGCGTTCGCCGGTGAGCTCGACGGCCCACTAGCACCACCCATTTCTTCCGGTATGCCCGGCGGCATCTGAGAGAGACCGCTGGCACCACCAACACCGACACCGGCACCACCGACACCACCGCCAGCCGCCATCATGGCTGCTGCGGCCGCAGCTGCAGCTGCCGCcgacgccgccgccaccacttCCTTCGGGGGCTTCGGTTGCGAGAGCTGATGTTCGATGTTCTGTGCCCGCTCCGGGTCCTTCAGGTAGATGGCGGGCTTGAGATCGCTCACGTCGATGTTGAGGTTCTTGCACAGCACCTCGATCTCGAACTTGAGGTTTAGCTTGAGGTCCGGCTCTTGATGCAGCTCCGCGAGCAGATTCATGATCGACATCGTCCACGGGTTGGGCGGCTTGAAGACCTTACTCTTGGCGCACGACTCCAGCACCTTCGCCACGAACGGAACAACGTACAGCAGCTCCTGCTGACCCTTGTTGTACGCCTCCACCAGCAGCGACTTGAAGTCGATGTCCAAATGTAGAATCGGTTTGTTGCGCCCCAACGTCATCATGCCCAGCCAGTGGCCCAGGTTTTTGAGCAGCGACCGGTCGGAGAAGTTAGCAATACCCTTGTCGGAGCGCAGCAGCACACGGATGTTGCGGAACGTCTCCTTCGTGACCAACCGGTTGATGTCCGGGATCTTGAGCGCGTCGAGGAAGTTCGAGTACAGCACGTGGAAGTTGACCTCGATCGAGGCACGCTTCAGCACGAGATACTGCGCCAACCAGGCGTAGTAGTCCTTCTGCAGGATCTCCTTGATCTCCTCGCACTTTTGCGACAGATTGATCAGGCTGAGATTGTTGAAGATGAATGCCGTCTTGTCCTGGATCGCGTCCGGCGGTGCGATGATCTTCTCCTCGCGATCCTGCGTCGCCACCAACAGCGTGTCGATGTTGGTCGCGTTGGCGATCGATTTGACGCGCGGAGGCTGCCCACCACTGgaaccaccacctccacctccgccaccggGCGTTCCTCCTGACCCGGCAGCAGCGGCCAGCCCGGCACCGAGATTCATCTTGCCTGGGGTACCAGCCGCGCCACCCGCCACTCCCGACGCTCCCCCCACGATCGACGTCAGATTGCTCGTGCCGGTGACGGAGTTGCTTCGGTAGAGGGGATTACCTACCGGGCCGCCGGATCCCGCGGCCACATTGAccccggcggcggcggcaccaccacctcccGCATGCATAAACTGCGGGGTTGGCAGCGGGCCCGGACCGAGCGTCTTGTTCGGTGGCTCCAGGCTTTGAGCCCCGTACTCAATGTACTCGATCAGATGCGGCGGAAACTCGGTGAAGTGCGCGATCGTGTGCACGTACTCGCAATACTTCGGGTACAGGTGCAGCTTGTTCTTGAACCGATCCAGCGCCGTAATGCCGAAGTAGTACATCTTCGAGCCCTCCGGTTTCTTGAGCGCATCGAGCACGCACCGGAGGGCAAGGCCGAGGGCGACGTACGTCGTGACGAGATTACGCTCAACCATGCCGCCAAACAGCTGCGCCGTCGTCTGCAGCTCCTTCTCAGGGTACTGCGGGAAGAACTTGTACTCCTCGAACAGATTGCGCAGCATACACTGGTACACGTCGTTCTCGCGCCGGTTGTTCGAGTCCTTGAAGCGCTGCAGCATATCGAGCACCTCGTCGATCGAAAGGGTCGGATGCGGCGGATGGTTGTAGATGCGCTGGAAGTAGCTGTTCGCTTCGTCTTCCACCTCCTTCGAGACCGGTTGTGCCATATCACCCTGGAACGGAGATTGGGAGATGGCGGACACGGCGCTTGCGGGCATGCCACCTCCTACTCCAAGCCCCACGAGCTTATCGTTGGGagcttgctgctgttgctgttgttgctgctgaaggCGACCGAGGGAACCGACCTGAGCTGCCGTAGCCGCCCCCGGTGGAAGCGACATCATCGCGAACGGACTGCTCGAAGGAAGAAGCCGCGACGGAGAGGCCGGCGTTgtgatgatgttgttgaaactgaACGCACTATTTCCGCCCGGTCCGCCGATGTTCAAACCACCAATGTTCGCCGTCAAACTGTTCAACGCATCCACCGTCGGTGGAGGGAACATCTGTGTGCCCATGGCAGCAGCGGACGCGCCCGCGCTGAACGCATCCAGACCTCGGTGTGGTTGACGCAAAACTCCCGGCGGCGGtgcttgctgttgctgctgctgaagctgaagcgtttgctgctgctgctgttgctgttgctgctgctgctgttgttgctgttgttgctgttgctgttgctgctgctgctgctgttgttgctgcgcCGCGCGGTTCTTCTGCGCGGAGCTCAACATAATGCCGTACTGCGACATGCTGACGATCATTTCATTCACTTCCGGGCTCACGTTCCCGATGCATCCCTGCAGGCAGTTCAGAATCGTACTCAACGTTTCCGGAGGCAGCTGGGCGGACTTCGGAATTTGCTCCTCCGTGTACTTGCCGCCCGCACCGCCGCCCATGATTTGCGGACAACGGCGCTGCAGAAACTTGATGATCGTCTTCACGAACGGTTCCGAGTGTTCGCGGATCTTGTCCGCGAGCCACTTTTCAAGCTTCAGATACTCCCGCCGTGACGCTAGGCACGCCAGATCGATGATGAACATGAACGAGCGAACGTTCAGCAGTCCCGACAGGGCCTTCAGGTCCTGCGCCACGTCAAGGATACGGGACAGCCGGGATTGGTCGCTATCACCCCGCAAGTACCACTCGGACATCGAATGGAGAATGATGTGCCTGAGCGTCAGGTTAAAGTTCGTGTGATTCCAGGCATGATGGAGAATGGTGCCCGAATTCGGATGGTTGCCCAGGAAAATCGGTATCAAACTGGTGAACAGATCTTGCCGAGGAACCGTCAGCGGAGGGTTGATTTGCAGTAGCGCCAGAAACAGGATGTCCGGACACAACTGCATCGGTACCTTGAAGATGTCCATCACCTGCACGTACAGACCCTGGTCGGCGATGTACAGCAGCACGTCGACCAGATGCAGCGACATCCACGAAGCGACCTCCTTGTTGTCCGTCTCCGGTGGCGTTTTGAGCAGCTCCACCGACACGCTCGTGTAGATGTGATCGGCAAACGAGTACAGGTCCTGGTTCTTCAGGATCAGCGAGATGATCGCCAGTTGACCCTCGGAGTTGGACCACCGCTGGTACAGACACTCCGACGGGAAGTGTTGCCCCATGTTGCTCGCCTGCATTCCCATCTTCACGATCGTCAGCAGCAGCGACAAACCGGCCCGATCCTTCAGCATAAACTCCGGATGGTCCATCGCGAGACAAACGTCTTTCCAGTTCAGATTAGGCACAACCTCCTTCAACGCCTGCACCAACACGTCCGGTTTCCAGGTGACGTTTTCCGTCGCCGACGAGCCGCCGCCATTGGGGCCGTCCTTCTGACCTCCCTTTTGCCCACCCGAAGGATCATTGCTGCCCTGCGGCCAGAACGTGCTCGGTGTCGGCAGGTTGATGTTGCTCTCCGACAGCGATTCGTGCGTCAGGCACATCGAGGACACGATCTTGGCCACATCCTGGGGCGTGATTTCGCGTCCACCCACCTTCAGCAGATGGTTCTTACAGTCGTCCAGCGTGGCGGTGAACGAATAGCCCACCTCGACCACCAGGTTCGTCCAGGACGTCTCCATGATCGACGACTGCAGGATGCTGTGCGTGTTGAGCTTCAATATTTCGGCCGAAATCTCCGAGTTCTCCGCGTACAGTAGCGGGGCAAGAATCAGCGGGACGCGATCTCGCGGGAAATCGCGGCACAGTTGCTGCGTGAAGCGCGTGAACGTCTGATCGGAGAGTCCGTACGCTGCGTGCTTGCCGTAGGAAATGAGCGCGAGGATCTGCTGCAGAAACTCGGGCGAAACGTCGTTGAGACTTCCTTCAACGTTACTCGCAACGGTATCTGCAAAGGTAAATGGAGCTATTATACCgtgtaaaatattgtatttCCTTATTGAGCTTTCCTCCTGTTAGCAAAACAACAGTTGTTTATTgatccatcgatcgatcgatgataAGATAGCCTTAGAGTGGACCCTATTCCCTATCCCTTCACGACGATTACAAACACATCTTTCCACCTTTGTTATGCATACAAAAAATACATCGGTTGTTATGAAATTCCTTCGCTAAAGGAATGATGTAATAGGAAAATGATGTTCTCcatcgaaaatgaaaaagttcTTACCCGAATCGACGTATGTTTCTATAAGTCCGGTGAGACAAGTAAGCAGATGAGTCTCAGCAACCCGTACCGTTTCCGGATGTTTAGAGTTGAGCAGCGCAATCGAAAGTGCCGCTTCCTGGATCGGCGTACAGGAGAGGATCTTCGATATCTGCGTCAATAGGTTTGGCGTTGGTTTTAGTGACTTTAGAAGCAGGTTGAGAAAGcggaaaaaagataaatgagtcataaattaaaacattatgCCACTGTTTCTTGTTCCTCAAAAGGAGGTTATGCAGCCACGGTTTTTGTTCTTCATACCGTCTGTGCAgttccttcttcttttctatAGAAAAAGACACACATGCACAAAAAGGATGGTATGAAGGACATCTCATCCGTCATGTGGTAACTATTCTTCGGTTGCTAACTCACCTTTTGCTGCGGGAACGGATTGTCGATGGCAAAGCAAACGTTCGCGACCAACTGCGGTTTGTTTGACAGGCTCGCAAGTTCAGTGGCCAGCAAGCGAGCCTGGCAATAACCACGGGAGGCGGAATGTGCGACGTCTCCGAAGTCAATCGACGAGAATAAACAACGCAGCAAATGACGATCCGCTTCTAGTCCAAAGTCTTTCACTAACTGCACAGGGGCCGTACCAAGTTTCGATGATCCCCAGATGCGGATTGTCGTAGTTCCGAGAGGAGCAAAGGGTCGGCGATTGACGGTCGATGTCGAAATACGCGATGGACGTGACGGGTAGAAAGATTCACCAAGCGAAGAAAATTGGAcgaattagttttttttttctttttcactatACAGCTACCAGGAAAAGAACGATTGAGAGCGGCCTTTTTTGCGGTAC
Coding sequences within:
- the LOC131267267 gene encoding CCR4-NOT transcription complex subunit 1, with the translated sequence METSWTNLVVEVGYSFTATLDDCKNHLLKVGGREITPQDVAKIVSSMCLTHESLSESNINLPTPSTFWPQGSNDPSGGQKGGQKDGPNGGGSSATENVTWKPDVLVQALKEVVPNLNWKDVCLAMDHPEFMLKDRAGLSLLLTIVKMGMQASNMGQHFPSECLYQRWSNSEGQLAIISLILKNQDLYSFADHIYTSVSVELLKTPPETDNKEVASWMSLHLVDVLLYIADQGLYVQVMDIFKVPMQLCPDILFLALLQINPPLTVPRQDLFTSLIPIFLGNHPNSGTILHHAWNHTNFNLTLRHIILHSMSEWYLRGDSDQSRLSRILDVAQDLKALSGLLNVRSFMFIIDLACLASRREYLKLEKWLADKIREHSEPFVKTIIKFLQRRCPQIMGGGAGGKYTEEQIPKSAQLPPETLSTILNCLQGCIGNVSPEVNEMIVSMSQYGIMLSSAQKNRAAQQQQQQQQQQQQQQQQQQQQQQQQQQQQQTLQLQQQQQQAPPPGVLRQPHRGLDAFSAGASAAAMGTQMFPPPTVDALNSLTANIGGLNIGGPGGNSAFSFNNIITTPASPSRLLPSSSPFAMMSLPPGAATAAQVGSLGRLQQQQQQQQQAPNDKLVGLGVGGGMPASAVSAISQSPFQGDMAQPVSKEVEDEANSYFQRIYNHPPHPTLSIDEVLDMLQRFKDSNNRRENDVYQCMLRNLFEEYKFFPQYPEKELQTTAQLFGGMVERNLVTTYVALGLALRCVLDALKKPEGSKMYYFGITALDRFKNKLHLYPKYCEYVHTIAHFTEFPPHLIEYIEYGAQSLEPPNKTLGPGPLPTPQFMHAGGGGAAAAGVNVAAGSGGPVGNPLYRSNSVTGTSNLTSIVGGASGVAGGAAGTPGKMNLGAGLAAAAGSGGTPGGGGGGGGSSGGQPPRVKSIANATNIDTLLVATQDREEKIIAPPDAIQDKTAFIFNNLSLINLSQKCEEIKEILQKDYYAWLAQYLVLKRASIEVNFHVLYSNFLDALKIPDINRLVTKETFRNIRVLLRSDKGIANFSDRSLLKNLGHWLGMMTLGRNKPILHLDIDFKSLLVEAYNKGQQELLYVVPFVAKVLESCAKSKVFKPPNPWTMSIMNLLAELHQEPDLKLNLKFEIEVLCKNLNIDVSDLKPAIYLKDPERAQNIEHQLSQPKPPKEVVAAASAAAAAAAAAAMMAAGGGVGGAGVGVGGASGLSQMPPGIPEEMGGASGPSSSPANAAGLDSALAVSGGPPEPRFHFSDINIANLSGIGPLITYSPNLAIMHTHAHLKQMVKTAIEKTVTDWISAVVDRSVKIASKTSEQIIRKDFALEPDETRMRRAAISLARCLAAGMAMITCRDQVMQAFQTNIKLHLMTALNPTQKELADAAATQLAYDNIDVVAAFIQKTAAERVSADIDKILSNDYDMRKLARQEGRRFCDASVLTYQAERLPERVRLNVNGVLPGQLAVYEEFARNIPGFLPITDRDATALFVPKMPEIMPTQPFAAATPDDIGAVYDELAGKMDAFIKSARAHPVLQVHTNNMEILLEYLYNAHRTLDNLSGCTLLNKAVEGLMEGLVNIPDQLEHIKLYRDIHLRVMRLMQDQRLFGPMWTNKAITRYMVECREDIRYNVEAVDLLISSNFVNVPQYDMMLVQLMDNGNNYVAIVFAMQLLQTYFIDERHNSVVNENELAGTIEMLHRFTAHPRAPEGLAHLIDMLRAAHDPNTILADRPHSGPTSYIHMGVLQARQTESDDPPGFLERAEFLLKDWVSIVLSPTNGRDPLKGFSLFVSKMNMHGILKGDEPLTRFFRFATQYCIDLTYRTINEPKTKVFQFIDAYVRLIALLVKHSGESGNTNTKLNLLNKILGIVVGILLQDQEVHTTSFQQVGYHRIFIMLFLELTAPDPVLENIGISVITAFCHTFHFLRPACAPGFCYSWLELISHRVFIGRILALTPQQKGWHMYSQLLIDLFKYLAPFLRNAELAKPVHHLYKGTLRVLLVLLHDFPEFLCDYHFAFCDVIPPNCIQMRNLILSPYPRNMRLPDPFTPNLKVDMLTDIGGSPRVSINYAATIQPASFKKDLDSYLKARAPVTFLSELRSNLQISNDIGSRYNIPLMNALVLYVGTQAIAHIRSKNLGPTMATIMHCAHMDIFQNLAVDLDTEGRYLFLNAIANQLRYPNSHTHYFSCCILYLFGEANSEAIQEQITRVLLERLIVNRPHPWGLLITFIELIKNPVYKFWEHDFVHCAPEIERLFESVAKSCMVTSKSQQQIQNVDADITECS